TATTTTTTTCAGTTTTACTTTCGGTTGTACTTGTACAAGCTACTTCCTTTTCACCCTTATTGGTATTGCTGTCCTTTATGTAAAATTTAATTCCTGTAACCTTTTTTCCTGTTTTTATTGGCGTAAAATCAAAAGATATGTCACTGCCATTTATTTCTTTCTGCGCTTGAAGTAAAACTTTATTTTTGAAAACAGCATAATTTTTATAACTTGGTGGGCAATTCAATTTATACTGTAAATCATCTATGTTATCAATCCTCCAGCCAGTATCAGAAAAAGATTTTAGCATATAATAAATTCTTTTAGAATATATACTTCTAAAATTCAAAGTGTATTGAAGTTCGTAATAAATCCTTTTTTTCATTTCAAGAAGAGCTGTCTTTAAAGTTTCTCCTATTTCAAAATAAATAGATCCATCTTTGTCATTATAATTAAGCATACTAAACCAGGTAAAATAAAATTCCTTACCTGCATTTTTGTCTTTTATTATAAATTTATTGTGTTTTGTAAAAAGCTCTTTAGTTGCTTTTTTTATATCTCGATACACGTTAGTTGAGCCTGAAATAAATAAATTTTTATATTTATCAATGTCAATTTTATATACATGTTTTCCATCATCACGTATAGTATTTAATATCATGTCTATGATATCATTCTCTTTTGAAGTTAAGTTATATCTTGCTTCAATAAGCTTTTCAGGGCGCATTGCTATTAATTTTTTTTTCATAGAACTACCACCTTTTAGCAATATATAGAGTGAAACTAACTTATAGTCCAGCTAATTTCACTCTATATATTATAACTGTTACTATTACTACATACAAGTAATAGTAACAATTCATTTAGTAACAGTTGCGCATTCATTTGGTAACAATAAAAAAGTTATTAACATTCATTTAGTAACAATTACGCATTCATTTAGTAACAATTAAACCTGTGAGCCCGTTGATATAACTAGCTTTATCGGAACCCTACTATCTTTACTAATTGTTGTATTACTATATATTACAACAACAGAGATGGTTGTTGTTTTTTTTTAAAATTATTTTTTTGCTTTAAAATGCAAATCAATTTTTAAACATTCATTTAGTAATAGTTTATTACACTAAAAAAATTAATAAAGAAAAAATGTTGATTTTCTGCTGCTTTGATTTAGAAAACCTATATTTTATAAAAAAAACATTTCCACGCATGGAAATGAAAAAAATATAAATTAATTTTTAATTTTTTTAAGCTTACTCAAAATCTATATTGTTTATGCAAAAATCACACATCTTGTTAATAAGCTCATTTCTACTGTAACCCGTTTTTTTACATATTTGATCAAGCTCCTTAACTAAGTTTTCGTTCATGTATAAATTAAAAGTCTTTTTTACAGCCTTCTCATCCTTTTTTTTAGATATTTTAAATTTACCGCTGCCAGTTATTTTTGGCTGTTCTTTAAGCTCTTCTTTTTTAGCTTCACTTATTTCGCTTTTAATATTGTTTTTTATGCTTTCTCTAAAATTACCTTTCATTTTTATATACCACCCTTACATTTAATATTAGAGTTATGTATTAGCATTAGCTATAGAATACTATATAATATATAGTTTTAGTATTAAAACTTGACATTAAGTATTAATACTAAATACTAATATTATATATTCATATCACATACATAATTAAGAATTGAGGTTATCTTATGCGACCTAATATTTCCTTATATAAATCATTGTAAACCATACTTCGGTCTGTATCATATTCTTGTATAGTCCTATGAAGTGCAGCTGCTTCTTTATATTTAACACTACTATATATAATAGTATTAAATAGGTTGCCTTTTAATTCTTCTTGTACAACTTCATCAAATTGTTTATTGAATACAGTTCTTCTTTCAAATTTGTTTCTTAAAATACCAAGAAGAGTAAGGTTAGCATTGAGATCACTTTCGGACATTTCTTCGACTACTTTGTTTACCATATTTAATCCCTGGAGAGCACTTGTGGAATTATCTATTACTTCTATAAAATAGTTGCTCATAACTAAACTGTTTTGTACTGTAATTCCTAAGAAGGGCGAATTATCAATTATTATAAAATCAAAGTCATTATTAAATTTTAAAAACTTGTTTTTAAGTATGCTTTCACGATTCATTTTATTTGTAAGTTGACTTTCTAAAATAGCGCTATCTATAGTATTTGAAAGTACATATATATATGGATTATGAGCTTCTATGCAATCTTCAAAGCCAACTTTATTATTGGTATAAAGATCATAGAGATTAAATTCGCTTTTTATATTAAGTATTTGTGTTACATTACTTTGGCTATCATTGTCTATTAAAAGAACTTTCTTTTTATTCTTTGCCATTTCACCGGCTAAATTAATTGCTGTGGTTGTTTTTCCAACTCCACCCTTAACATTAATTATACTTATTATATCAGCCATAATATCACCAACCTTTTTTAATCAGTCTATTTTTTTAAAGGTAACAACTTTTACACTTATAAAAAAATAGCTTCCTTATTATATAGGAAAATCCTACCTTACTATTTTAACATATTTTTTATGATATAAGTATTATATTTTAATATTTTATATTAATATTTGTTTTAATACTAGTATTTGATACTAATATTAAGTACTAGTATTAAATATTTAATTTAAATTGTTCACAAAAGACTATTGCTTTGATTATAATAAAGGCAAAGCAAATTTCTCTTATATTCCCTACGAAAAATAACATAATATAATGTAGAAGGATAATTGGATTTGTATATGATTTTATTAATAACTTATTAATGATGACTGATATATTAATTTATTTGAAAATACAGGTGGTATAAGGATTAAGTTAAATCTATGTAATTTGTGCTTAAAATTCCGTAGGTACGGAGGAATTTTTTCCTTGTTCTACCTCAAAAGCGAATTAACATTGATGAAGGACCAATTTAAAAAAGCTCTAATAAATCTTGATAAAAAAATCTTAGATTTATAGAGTTTTTTTTATGTTCCAAATCAATGTTAATTCTCTTTGCATAGTCGCAAAATTATTATTATACTATATATAAGTAATTAAATATTTTTATAAAGGAGGTACATATAAAATTTTAATTTGTCACAAAAATAAATAATGTCGCATGGAGGGCATAGGCTTTGAGGAAAAAAATTGGATTTTTAAATTTTTTAATTGTTCTGTTACTTGTGTTTTCAGGAAATAATATAATGGCGGATACTACTAATGGAGTTGGAGTTTCCTATGAAGCCCATGTGCAAAATATAGGATGGCAGAATTGGGTAAATAATGGTGCAGAAGCAGGAACCGAAGGACAATCACTTAGAATTGAGGCATTAAAGATAAAGCTTATAAATGCCCCAGAGGGAGCCCAAATTTCTTATGAAGCCCATGTGCAGAATGTAGGCTGGCAAAACTGGATAAGTGATGGCGGGGAAGCAGGAACAGATGGTAAGTCATTTAGAGTTGAAGCATTAAAAATAAAACTTACAAATATGCCTGACTATACAGTACAGTATCAAACTTATGTGCAGAACATAGGTTGGCAGAATTGGGTAAGTGATGGTGCAGAAGCAGGAACCGATGGTAAGTCACTTAGAATTGAGGCATTAAGGATAAGAATTGTTAAGAAGATCCAGTCAATAACACTAAATAAAACTTCTGATACCATAAAGGCCGGAACTACAGATACTCTATCAGCAGTTACTGCTCCAACAGATGCAGTAAATCAAAATCTAAATTGGACATCCTCTAACACTTCAGTTGCGTCAGTTGATTCAGGTGGCAAGATTACAGGTATTACTGCCGGAAGTACGGTAATAGCGGCAGCCACAGATGATGGCAACGTAAAGGCTTCTTGCAGCGTTACTGTAACACCTGGAGATTTAGGAGTTTCATATGAAACTCATGTACAGAATATAGGATGGCAGGATTGGGTAAGTAATGGCGTGGAAGCAGGAACGGACGGTAAATCACTTAGAATTGAAGCATTAAGAATAAAACTTTTAAATGCGCCAGAGGGAGCCGGAATTTCATATGAAGCACATGTACAGAATGTAGGCTGGCAAAGCTGGGTAAGTGATGGTGCAGAAGCAGGAACAGACGGAAAGTCATTTAGAGTTGAAGCATTAAAGATAAAGCTTGTAGGTATGCCGGATTATTCAGTACAGTATCAAGCACATGTACAGAATGTAGGCTGGCAGAACTGGGTAAGTGATGGCGCAGAAGCAGGAACAGATGGTAAATCACTTAGAGTTGAAGCTATAAGAATAAGGATAGTTAAAAAAGTTCAGTCAATAGTACTAAACAAGACTTCTGATGATTTAAAGGTAGGAGATAGTGA
The sequence above is a segment of the Clostridium pasteurianum genome. Coding sequences within it:
- a CDS encoding ribbon-helix-helix protein, CopG family, whose amino-acid sequence is MKGNFRESIKNNIKSEISEAKKEELKEQPKITGSGKFKISKKKDEKAVKKTFNLYMNENLVKELDQICKKTGYSRNELINKMCDFCINNIDFE
- a CDS encoding replication initiation protein, translated to MKKKLIAMRPEKLIEARYNLTSKENDIIDMILNTIRDDGKHVYKIDIDKYKNLFISGSTNVYRDIKKATKELFTKHNKFIIKDKNAGKEFYFTWFSMLNYNDKDGSIYFEIGETLKTALLEMKKRIYYELQYTLNFRSIYSKRIYYMLKSFSDTGWRIDNIDDLQYKLNCPPSYKNYAVFKNKVLLQAQKEINGSDISFDFTPIKTGKKVTGIKFYIKDSNTNKGEKEVACTSTTESKTEKNKENDKIKDVQEIFKNHKITKKEAQGILKESKGDLKVIKQCYEYALSKNVKNIVGYIRTLVKDFKEPKANVAVDTFNDYKQRKYDFSKIEKGLLGWEDDD
- a CDS encoding ParA family protein; translated protein: MADIISIINVKGGVGKTTTAINLAGEMAKNKKKVLLIDNDSQSNVTQILNIKSEFNLYDLYTNNKVGFEDCIEAHNPYIYVLSNTIDSAILESQLTNKMNRESILKNKFLKFNNDFDFIIIDNSPFLGITVQNSLVMSNYFIEVIDNSTSALQGLNMVNKVVEEMSESDLNANLTLLGILRNKFERRTVFNKQFDEVVQEELKGNLFNTIIYSSVKYKEAAALHRTIQEYDTDRSMVYNDLYKEILGRIR